The Lonchura striata isolate bLonStr1 chromosome 29, bLonStr1.mat, whole genome shotgun sequence genome window below encodes:
- the LOC144247634 gene encoding uncharacterized protein LOC144247634: MEEEQKPRRCCRRRSCKPSPGRCREERAPLSQEGRRRSRRSSELVEKPHGREKPHKCLECGKGFSRSAGLIQHQRIHTGERPYECGKCGKGFQSSSNLLRHERSHTEERPFRCPDCGKGFKHNSHLIWHRHFHTGERPYECPQCGKRFHTSSDFLRHERSHTEERPYHCPDCGKGFKHNSSLTVHRRIHTGERPYECGKCGKNFKDMSGLMVHQVLHTGVRPYECLECGKSFGWSSSLRRHQRIHTRERPYECPQCGKRFQTSSHLLVHERIHTEERPYRCPDCGKGFKRNSHLAMHQRIHTGQRPYKCGKCGKSFSMCSTLTTHQRRHH; the protein is encoded by the coding sequence atggaggaggagcaaaagccccggagatgctgcaggaggaggagctgcaaacccagcccagggcgctgcagggaggaaagagcccccctgagccaggaaggcaggcggagatccaggcggagctcggagctggtggagaagcctcatggcagggagaagccccacaagtgcttggaatgtgggaagggtttcagccggaGCGCaggcctgatccagcaccagaggatccacactggtgagaggccctacgagtgtgggaagtgtgggaaggggtttCAGAGCAGCTCCAATCTCCTCAGACACGAGCGaagtcacacagaggagaggcccttccgctgccccgactgcgggaagggcttcaagcacaactcccacCTCATCTGGCACCGGCACTTCCACACCGgagagaggccctacgagtgtccccagtgtgggaagaggtttcacacCAGCTCCGATTTCCTCAGACATGagcggagtcacacagaggagaggccctaccactgccccgactgcgggaagggcttcaagcacaactccagcctcactgtgcaccggcgcatccacaccggggagaggccctacgagtgtgggaagtgtgggaagaactTCAAAGATATGTCTGGCCTGATGGTGCACCAGGTGCTCCACACTGGGGTACGGCcgtatgagtgcttggaatgtgggaagagctttgggtggagctcTTCCCTGAGAagacaccagcgcatccacaccagggagaggccctacgagtgtccccagtgtgggaagaggtttcagaccagctcccatctcctcgtacatgagcggattcacacagaggagaggccctaccgctgccccgactgcgggaagggctttaAGCGAAACTCCCACCTCGCCatgcaccagcgcatccacaccgggcaGAGGCCCTACAaatgtgggaagtgtgggaagagcttctccatgTGCTCAACCTTGACCACACACCAACGAaggcaccacta